One Nicotiana sylvestris chromosome 12, ASM39365v2, whole genome shotgun sequence genomic window carries:
- the LOC138883716 gene encoding uncharacterized protein, which yields MKILNKAHVPDKISVNHLEKIANKIFKVNRVTFSDDELPVEGTEHNRALYLTVKCEDSVVTRVLVDNGSSANICPLSMLNKLKVDDDRIHKNSICVRGFDGEDKDSVGDIILELTIGPVEFTMEFQVLDVVVSYNLLLGRPWIHAAKVIPSTLHQMVKV from the exons atgaagatcttgaataaggctcatgttcctgacaaaatctcagtaaaccacttggaaaagatagctaataaGATATTTAAGGTGAATAGGGTAACCTTCTccgacgatgagttgcccgtggagggcacTGAGCATAATAGGGCCCTGTAtttgacggtgaaatgcgaagattctgtggtcaccCGAGTTCTAGTCGACAATgggtctagtgcgaacatttgtcctctctccatgttgaacaagctgaaagtggacgatgatagaattcacaagaatagcatttgtgttcggggGTTTGACGGCGAGGACAAAGATTCAGTGGGTGATATAATACTAGAGTTAACCATAGGGCCCgttgagttcactatggaatttcaagtgttggatgtGGTAGTCtcttataatcttttgttggggcgcccctggattcatgctgccaaagtgattccatctactctgcatcaaatggtcaa agtttga